ttagcatgatttcaccaagtacaacatgttcctggatcaacatccttgttgatcctaaaacaacattccaatcaaccaatcagaatttagatatatcttttcaggaaatatctgttttaggcttacaatcagggtgcttctacacccttgttaatcaactatcatttcccactgattttaggaataaaatatgggtagggttaggtttaggggtagggattgggttaagtcaatattttggacaataatgttgatccaggatcatcagaagatgttgatccaggaacatgtcttacttggcaaaatcacggcgaccgcttggcactgtgactgcagtgtgcATCCAATGAAGTGCTTTTGATTCCCAGTGACTcaaatctttaaaataatttcactAAAAAGATGTATTATGCCAGAAGGAGGCAAGAAGTGATTgcgtcattgaatcattcactccacCGATTCATCTCAGAGTCAACCGAAATCTACTGATCAGAGATGCCACAAAAAAGTAATTTTCAGTAGCCTAAATCCATTCAATTTACATGAAATAGTAAGTTCCTTGTGGCCTAAGCACAACATCCcagcataaataaatatttattaagtcatcaacattcacaaaccactgttatttttaacagaaaaggcCTCTACTCCGAAGCGTGCTTAAAAGGTTTTCATCATTTTCAGCAAATCTATATTTTCCCATTCAGTTTTCGCTCATCCTTCAAATTGAACTGGAATTTATCAAGGTAGAGAAAGAAAGATTCAGAGAAAAACAATGTATAACCAATTTAGTTAGCCTACATGCTTCAGTGAACAACAACGATTTGTTCACTTAAAAGATAAGTTCAAAAACACAGACTCGTTCATCTATGGCGTCACAGAAGGCAGAACGTTccttaaatgagctacttttagtGAATAAAGCGTGATTTGTAAATCAgctgctatttaaaataaaagctatatcATACGAATGATTACGTGACTGAAAACTTAATTGCAAAAGGTTATCAATCAAACCTTTCCTTTTGTAGATTAAATCGAATAATTTCAGTTTAGTTAAGTTAAAAGAGTATTTTACAGAGCTTCAGTCCTAAACTTATTGTTACTTGTAGATTTTGACGTTTACACTCCCTTTGACCACTAACCTACTAGTAAGCAAACGCACACACGCAAGCCAACTTCCTGTGTGACATTAGTAGGTTTGCGTATGCAGTAGGCTTATTTTTCTCAACGTCAGACGGAAAGATGCTTAGACTATCTCGCTGTGTATCATAATTTCTGAGTGTGGGCATGAAGGAAGATTCCCTCCACTAAGTTAATTGTGGATTTGCGGAAGAAGACGTGACGTATTAGTATCATTTGTGCTAACAACAGTGACTCGCGCTGACAGCACGCTCCTCACGCGTGCGATGTGAAACATGGAGCATCCAGCGTATCATGGTCCGATAAGCAAACAGAGATGCGAGGAGCTGCTCGGCAAGAAAGGACGGGACGGAACATACCTTATTCGGGAAAGCGAGACCATTCAAGGAGCTCTCTGCCTCTGTGTGTAGTAAGTATTTTGTTTTCTTATTCAAGAAACTAGTTGTTGATGACTTTATCAAGGAGTCATAAATGTGCTCTTTATTGTGTACTCTCTCGGTTGTTCTAATTTCCTTGCTCCCATCCGATACAAGATGGATAGATTGTTGTGATAGATGTTAAATCTAGTGTTCACTTAATTGAGTGAATGATTTGTTACGAAAGGATGGATCTAATAAATTTTCagctttttttattagtttagtaGGCTAGCTACCACCTTCAGAAAAAGTACTGACAGCAAATGGTGTTGAAGAAATAACTATATTGTGCATTCACACCTGTATTAAATGCAGAAACTATTTGTCTTGCTTGCTACTTACTGTCAGGAACTTTTTAGAGATGTAAAGACATATATGTCCCACGGTCCCAgacattttatttgtcatttttgggaaaatatatgcataattacttagaattattaaaataaaaaacaacaacacatacaTTCCACAACTGTGAGACTTGTTTCATAGCTGATCAAAAATGGAAAGCAACGctttacaatgaaagtcaatgttgATATTGATTAGAAGgcctatttacatttttaaatatgtgaccGAGCCAGGAATTTTATAAAATCTCCAAAACAGATGTGTAGTTTAACAGTAGTCAgtgataatataatgtaaattcattttttttcatatatatatatatatatatatatatatatatatatatatatatatatatatatagttcagttGAATTAAGAATATCATActaataatcaataattaaatttgacattttgttATTTACAAAACTAAGTTAATTCTGTAtctcaaaaatataataataataattggaataTTTATGGGAAATTAAGCAGttaatgtttaatttgtaaaCAAGAAATTGTAATTATTTCCTTAAAGTGCATTTTTCATCCTAGTATTATTtctaaatttgtcccgtttctaGCCCTGATATTATGTCACGGTCTAATTTGACCCGTTTCAGTTTTTAAGTTGTTGGTAATATTTTGAAACCAATGATGTTGTCCTTGAAATTTTTTGCACTTTTTGTCATTTAGGGTCATGAAAATGCCTGCAAAGTGTGGACAGTCTGATGTGTTGTGGAGTGTGCATAcaaaatttagatttagattttgatGTTTGTGGATCAGTTTGAACCACGTATAGGGCAGCTGCACAGACCCGAAAAAAAGTGCGTATGTAAAAAGTGTAAATCATTTTGTGATTTCTCAACTATCCTCTAAAAGTTATTAACATTTGacagatgctttaatccaaagaAACTGATCAACATTGTGTTTCAGGGTGAAGCATTCAgcaaatgcatattaataaaaaaaaggaaatgagcAGCTTGTGTCAGTGGAAAAAGAGAACTGGTAGATGTGGTAGATAAGCTCATGCACTGTAgagacaaaatgtgaaaaaatgacatgacaatGAAGTTCAACTTTGCTCAAATTTAGAGTACAAATATAAAACTTCAGAAAGAGTAGTTACTGCACATTTAAGGGTCATTGATGTTAAATTTGGAAACAATTCAAGGGGGCAGAGCAATATGCTGTATAGTCAAGAGTCACAGGATCCTAAATTCGTCCCTGGTCATTCACAAAAAAACATGTTCTTGCATTCTACCTGCTTCTTTTAATTGTTTAGGTAGGCTATGTTCAGTCATATGGACATCTTTGGCCATTGCATTATTTTCATTGTTTCATGTATTGAATGGCGCACTTTTAATATGCTGTTTACTTTAGTTAATAGTAGTTTCGAAGAACTTTGAAAAACATAGCTCAAGACTTTTGCCTTATGTTACTTTGTGTTAAGTTATTGTATATCAGTTTAATATTAGTGATCCAAGTGTTACAGTTTCTAATTTCAGTGTATTCTGTATGTTTTCGAAGAATATATGTGAAGACTGAAATTAActccaaatataataataaaaaagtaattgaaTAGTAAATAAATGTCGTATATAATGGAACTATAATATAACGCTATAATCTATATGTATTACCGTTATTATCATTGATGTTATAGTAGCCTCATTTGTTAATATTTCTTTTTGGCAACATCTTAACAGTCTTTGTCAAGAACGACTGTGTGCAGAATgcactgtagatagatagacaaaaacAAGATAACAAATAAAAAGGCTAAACTTTGAAAATCTGACAAAATAAAGCCTAATTTGTACTGACATAAcagctaataataattaaaaaagaaactcAATGAAGAGAGAACTAAAAGTTTATCAGTGAATCTAAGATTAAACCAAACATAGCATGATATTTCCTGAAGGTCTCTTAGATAAGAAAGTGTCTTCCAAGAGACAGATTAATATACAAAATGATACAGACGTCAAAGTTTACCATaaccatttcatttcatttaaaaagcttttttttctgaccatgatgtatattttcagtgttttcatgCAATCCAGGATTTTTAGATGTtttatgcttttaaatgtttaaggcttttaaaaacctttctaaaatgcagtaattatttttttattttttggaaaataaaacgtATCAGAtctgctgtttttttcttttcttttttaactttgaAGCATTGCTAATACAATACTTAAATTTTCTTTAAAAGTAAAGAAAATTTAAGTATTGTATTAGCAATGCTtcaaagttaaaaaagaaaagaaaaaaacagcagaTCTGATacgttttattttccaaaaaataaaaaaataaagaaaaagaactgAATAGCTCTGCTCACAACcactagaatatggaaataactttTACTATACATTCtgattgcattgcaaaaaaaaaagtgatgttttaATTGGTATTCCTGTCTTGTTTTTCAGTGCAAATGTCTTAAGATTAAATGAACATGCGTAAATGGATTGGGCCAACGATGAAAGGGCCAACACGTTTTCATACCCcacttttaatcataaactcaatTAATGTTGtccagtttctcagaaaacaagatgtCAGTTTGGATCTCAAGTACATTTTATTGGAGAACAAAACCAAAATACTgaagatatgatttttttttttttttttttgcatcgcaTGCAACATTTATTGCAATGACTTTGTGAATTTAAGACCTTTACTCCTTAATCTTTGGAAGGGCTAATTAAAACTTTTTAAGACCCACATACTGTATGCCATAACTATCAAACCCCAAAGGTCATAGTCTAACATAATTCAAGTTTTCAAGTTTATGATTTAATGTAAATGGActatgttcacttatttatttattcattcattaattttttacaGCAAACAAAAAGTGGTCTATACTTACAGGATCCTCCAAACCCACACTGGATACTTCACTCTACAGGTAGGATACACTGAAATAAGTATTCTGTGCTGGATACCTTTGGCAACTTTGATTCACTGCCATAATCTTATCAGTTTGCCaagaaatatgaataaataaatataaatgaatgaaattcAATATAATGTCACACAATTTGTTTCAGGCCAGCATAGGTGTAGAGGAGAAGTTTTTCAAGACGTTGAAGGATCTTATTCACCATTACAAGAAAAAGAATCAAGGACTTGCAACACGCTTATGCCGTTCACTGAAAAGAAAAACGGTGCAAGATCAGCCTTTGCCACACGCAGCAGCGATAGTGCCTAACGAGGAAAATGACTATGAAAGTGAGTGTCGACTGTTACCATGTAAGAGATTAGCAATCATGAGACATTACCAATGTCATTACAGTGACAAAACATTATCAGAATGTCAGATACTTCTCTTCTAAGGAGAATCAAAAATGCTTCTTTAACTAAATCAActgtgaaaactttttttttttttgtctcttacaGATGTGGATTGCTCGGGGGACTATGTTGTTGTTCTGCCGGACTGATATAGTCACAATGTGATGTTCTGACTGGATACCTGGATCAGACAATATGAACAATATAGATGTGCTATTAGTTTCCAAGACTTTCTGGGCATTTTCCTATCAAATATAGGAAATGCATGTGGAATCACATTACTCGAATCATATTTTAGCATAGTAGTTATGTTTCTGTGCATGGAAAATGCATAAATTGGGGATGTAAATTTAATGCTGTAATGGTGTGAAttttatggaagcctgtttctgctacaaaataaaacttttatcttACAATTTGGATGTTGTTTCCCACAACGAGAgaaaagaaagtcagaattataagatataaacacaAAATTGCAAGCTATAAACTAGATATAAAGGATTCCAAGTTTATATCTAAcatttttgagtttatatcttgcaattctgagtttatataatgCAATTCTGAAATGAGAACTGGTGGGGAAAAAGTCATAActgagagatgtaaactcagaatttcaagaaaaaaagtttaaaaaaaagttgctataaattttttttattttgtattctgtggcagaaattgGCCTTCATAGGATTTTTTGTATAATCATTTCATTACTAATTATGTTATCATAATTATTTGAGTGAAATGTTGAATTGAAAGATTCAAAATTAGTATTTGGTATTGCTTTAATGACAAATGATTTAATGTACAGAGGATTTCACATGGTCAATGTCACATGTTTGTTTTAGTGTCCTAGAAATAGTCCAAAATATTaagtattgtttatttattttacagcattCTAAATATCCTAAAACTTGCTTTTAGATTTTTAATGTGGCCTCAGACTTATAAAATCAATTATTTGGCTGGAATTGTAATACTAATCTGGATCTGAGAGAAATATTAGGTTTATATTTTCTGCTCGATGTTAACTCGGGGACAAGAAGAgatttttaattgtatatatgttgttgtttttttggttacaaaaatgtatatctgTATATTGTATGTACAGTTTATAAATATAATCTAATTTTGTGTCAAACAGAGTCTATAATAGCTTATGCTGTGTAAATGTTATGTTCCATGAATGTGCTGCCTTCAGTTGtaacatgtaaatatataaaatgttcttgAAATAAAAACCTAAAATATATGGGCCCACAGTAGACAGTCAAACACGTTTTGTGACTCTGTTTCATGTGGTCAAAGATTGCAAATGATGTAGCCTGATGTTACTGTCTAATTTTAAGTTTGATTGGTTTAATAAAtcaattagaaaaataaaatgacttgatTGGCATGTTTTTTTCCAAGTGCTTTGTGTCTAATTCTAAATtaccaaatgttttaatttctttaaaaaggcaCATCCACTAGGTTAAACTGTGTCTTAAGAACTAGTCTGACCTACTAGCAGTTAACCAAGGGATAACCAGTCTTCCTATTAAAAATTTTATGTAACTGTAATGGAAAATTGTGTTATGGTTGAAAAAGTTTCTGCAACTGGCTACAGATACTAAATAAGTTACTACATTTATCATTTACAGTGACAGTACCTTCTATAGGGCATGATTACATTGGATCATTTTCGTGAAAACATGATTATAATAATAGCTTAACTGACTGGTTTAAAAACGCCACACAGCAACACTATTAATAAAGACACATTTatttggaagtcgtggcctggtggttagagaatcggactcacaatcgaagggttgtgggttcgagtctcgggccggcaggaattgtgggtggggggagtgcatgtacagttctctcaccaccctcaataccacgacttaggtgcccttgagcaaggcaccgaaccccaaactgctccctgggtgccgcagcataaatggctgcccactgctccaggtgtgtgttcacagtgtgtgtgtgtgtgtgtgtgttcactgctctgtgtgtgtgcacttcgtatgggttaaatgcagagcacaaattctgagtatgggtcaccatacttggccgaatgtcatgtcacgtcacgtcattTGCAACTACTGACACTTTATATATTCTTCTCACAAGAAGGTTTGAGTAAGGATCTGAAAAACAgtgtttcagattttatttttattttttatccaaaAAGGCTCCACTTAAATGCAAATCAGCAACTAATGCTTAAGACGTACACGGGTCAGTGCTAAATAAAGATGAAGTGTAGATAGAAATATGCCTTTGACCCATATACCCAAGCTATGACGCAGATACGTAAGTGCGTCGTGGAACTCTGGCTCACAACATTCTTCTTAGAAAGGGGGGTTTAAGCATTcccaaaaagattaaaaaaagagagaataaaaaaaagagcaaacCACCTACTGACTCAATATTTAAAAGTTATGTTTCTTCGTAAAAATGCTTTACCTTCTGTCTGAAACGTAAATATTTAGacatatttgtaaatgtttccaTTATCCCCCTCCCATTTTGGATAATGAAAACTTCCTGCGATTCGAAGTATTAGCGGGAGGAAGTTGCTGTTGTAGCCGACACTAGGAATCTCATTATACGTTTTTAAGTAAATACTacgtaaaataaaatacttgtttatattattgttaaaatagAAGTCACCTCCATGCTTGACGAAAACGTTGTATGGGAGAGAATACGATATATCTGTTATTTAATCTCAGTAACAGCTTCTATTATCAACTAGCATAGCCCACTCTATGTTTACAAAACCTATCGAGAAACTGTTTAAGTTAGATAGTTTCCCCCTTcagttatttgaatatttttgttcattgaccCTGCTTGGGTGTAAAGATGGATGTATCGACCTGTTTGAAGTCTCTTCTGTTGGCCATTCGTCAGTACAGAAATAACAGGAGCGCTTTTAATGCATCACAGCTGCAGAAACCCATTGAAGTGagtgaaaatttttttttctgggtttATTGAAAACGTATTATTTGTGTGATCTATacaatgctgtcatcatttagtcaccttCAAGTTGTGCCAGTGTCCAAACATACTTTTTAATTCTTATGTGAAAGGGATACACAAAAGGAGATGTCATGAATCACAGTCAACATTCACTTCCTCTCATcatttccatacaatgaaagtgaaaggTGCCTGAAGCTGTCATTAATTTCCTTTACTGTTTTGGAAGGGGAAAAAGCTATTTCTTAAATATTCAACATCATTTTCTTGTATggtctaaatttttttttatctttcgaATCCCACAAACTCCAAAATATCATCATCCTTATGTGAAGGACCCCCATCCTAAAATTCTAAAAGTagctatatattattttatgtaaaataaatataaatgtaaaaaaatattttgtttctatTGTTTATCTGTTGCATAAATTTGTTTCAGTGTACTATGGTactgtatcattttatttattactatatttattaatttgcttaaagtaattttatattatttcgtttgatatatatatatatatatacatatatatacatacatatacatatatatatatatatatacatacatatacatatatatatatatatatatatatacacatacatatacatatatatacatacatatacatatatatatacatacatatatgtatatgtatatatatatgtatatgtatatatatatgtatatatatatatatgtatatgtatgtgtatatatatatatatatatacatatatatatatatacatatatatatatatgtgtatatatatatatatatatatacatatatatatatatacatatatatatatatgtatatgtatatgtatatgtatgtgtatatgtatatgtatatgtatatatatatatatatatatatatatatatatatatacacatacatatacatatacatatacatatatatatatatacatatatatatatatgtatatgtatatgtatatgtatgtgtatatgtatatgtatatgtatatatatatatatatatatatatatatatatatatatatatatatatatatatatatataattataaatttaaatatgttgttgaaccaccttttgctttaattacagcctttagtctgttgggatatgtctttactaactttgcacatctagataggttgcaatatttgcccactcttctttacaGAACAGTTACATTTGATGGTGACCATTTGTAGACTttaagtcattccacagattttcaatggGTTTTAAGTCTGGACTCTGACTAGGcgatgcaaggacattcacctttttcaccTTCAACCACAGTGTGCTCAGTTTTGCTCTGTGCTTTAGATCTTTGTAAttcagagggcagcagattttcctctcCATTtctccttctatcctgacaagtgctcctgTCCTTGCTGCAGAGAACAAGCCCCATAAAAGGATATAACCGCCTCCATCCTTTActgtaggaatgctgttatttggatggagAGCTGCATTGGATTTCCATCAGACATATTGTTTGGTGTTGAGaccaaataattacattttaatcttatctgcctcagaatcttcaaggtgtgttttgtcaaatctCAGTCGTGattgcatgtggcctttcttgaggagccacctttttcttgcaaccctcccacACAAGCCACATTTGTCGAGAatctgtgatattgttgtcacatgcacacaatgaccagtctttgtcataaattcctgcaatGGCTTCTGAGTTGTAGGCCTCTCGGTCGCCTCTCTCACCAGTTTCCAtcattgataaagcctttgagccatctcctgacttgtgcctgtccacaactttattttggagatcttttgacagtatcttgccacccatagttgattgtttgcttcagttactCTACCAAGGACCGAAATGCCCACAGCTGATCAGAATtaaaagtcaaatggctttgtgtgccattgtGAAGGTGATTTGTGGCCAATTTTTAGGAGTGGGTGATCCTCATGTTTGTTTTATATCTTGTATAAGTTGCAttgagtaccgtattttccggactacaaGTCGCATAAataaggtgcgacttatttatcaaaattaatttgacatgaaccaagagaaatgaaccaagagaaaacattaccgtctacggccgcgagagggcgctctatgctgcttagtgcTCCTGTagactacactgaaaacatagagcgccctctcgcggctgtagactgtaatgttttctcttggttcttggttctaaataaatgcgacttatagtccagtgcgacttatatatgtttttttcctcatcatgacgtatttttggattgatgcgacttatactcaggtgtggcttatagtccgaaaaatatggtagtaaatacagctgattaaaacaaaaactctgtccatcttcatttcaagctgcaaagcaacaaatatgattattttaaagggggtgattcttttctatacctaGGTCATGCTTGTCCAAGAATTTCCCTCAAACGGGACAATAAAGTATATTCATATTCactgtatatatgtttttttcacatCTTTTCTCTAAACATTTCTTCAAAACCCCTAATATTACCTTCCTGGATCgtggtttgaaaaccactgctattTGATTTGCTATTTAAAAGATAATTGATTTTCTAGAAATTTTCTTTGTGAATGCAATCTCTATTCTCTAATAACAGATGACcggaaaagaaagaaatggaGTCATCAAACAGTCAAACCCAGAGTGATCAAAAGTGgcaaaaattttttaattttacacataATTCATCTTTAATATAACATTTCCAAAATTTGAATTGCTCTTTTTAATTCCACAGGATGTTTCGGGGCTGAAATGTGGTGGAGTGCTTTTTTCAGGTCAAGTGCTGCCCAGCGAGTGTCTAAGTGGACTCATGGAAGTAGCTGGAGATCCCAACACCAGCCACGCACTGACGGGATCCATTATATCCCTAATGGCACAGTTTGGTATTAAACCCTTTAATATAGTTTAACACACTCAGTTTATAGTTACATCACCAGTTGTTTACCTATGCATTTACTTTTCTTAATGGCCCAACAGCTTCTGATGGTGAGGCTAAAGAGGCTCTTCACAGCAGCTACAACTTCACCGGCACTTTGACAGCCATAATCCACTGCAACAGAACCACACCAGAAGAGCCTCTTGTGCTGCAGGTGACAGTTTTTAAGATGAATAATGTACTCCACTTGCttaaactttctttttattttaattcataaaaaataataatatgtctattattttaatacaatatgCTGTCCACAGTGCCTTAATGTGCTGCAGCGACTGACCTACAACATGAGGACAATGCATCGTGCCTCTCACATCCATGAGCTCATCAGCTTCCTAATGCATCATGTGTAAGACCACGACATTCACTTTTCTTCTTTATACATAGATGTTTGTTTTATGTATATGGATAATGCATATGACTGTATAATACCGTTCAAAGGTTTCGGAAGATCTCTaaaagatattaatacttttattaataaaaatctaaatgaatgtggttatttgaacttttaattcattaaagaatcctgaaaaaatgtgtcagtttccaccaaaatattgagcagcacaactgtactcaacattgataattataagcAATGTTTAATAGGCAGCAAGTcatattttcaacattttcaattgtaataattatgtcaacattattaatgttttcaatgtatttttgatcaaataaatgcagcctatgtGAGCATAAACTTGTATCATGGAAAGTACACAGTTTCATTTTCTGGCCACAGTATATAAAATACTGTTCATGTTTGAGGAATATAATCATCATTCACTTCTGTAAATGCATTAATGATATTGACAGGTGGTCACAAGTCCTGCATGCAAAACTCTTTTTAGTATCTTATGAAAAGAGGAAGCAGAAATGTTAGAGGTTGAGTAGTGGAAAACCACAACACTGAACTGAAACATAGTCTTCACTTTCATCACAGAGGCTGGCTGTATAGCAGTAACCTTTAAAAGAAacaatatgcatttaaatgtggcAGTAATGGTTATGTATGCAAAAGTTTTGACATAAGTATACTTCGAATAACAGCAGTTATTTATAACAgccttaatttataaataaaagctatgcataaaatataacttttttatgaTTGTCTTTAGCCAGTCAAGTAATGATGACATTGTAAAAGCCTGCTTGGGCCTAATGGCCAACCTCTGTCGACACGACGTCTCTGTGCAGTCACATATCAAATCTCAGGTCAGTAATCTGCATCAGTTCTGCATGAACTCTTCTAAGTTTTGTTAATAAACTAACCTGCTGATGTCTATAATGCCtgcccttttaattttttttttcagagtaatGTGAAGGCTTTCTACAGAGACCTGCTAAATTTTCTGGGTCATAACTGCCTGACTGTGGTCATCTTTGCTCTGTCCATATTATCAAGTTTGActcttaatgaagaggttgggcAGAAGGTATGCTTGCGAAATAGCACTCGTGTTGGTTAGCTTTCTCGTCATCACTTCTTGTGGCTGGAAACTTGTGGCCCTGTACTTGTTTTCCCTTTGTGGTTACTGATacttaagtgttttttctttttgcagcTGTTTAATGCAAAGAACATTCATCAAACCTTTCAGCTAATATTTAATATCACCGTCAACGGAGATGGCACATTAACCAGGAATTATGCTGTGGACTTGTTAGTTGATCTCCTGAAAAATTCCAAGATTGCTGATTACCTGACTAAGTATGTGTTTATCAGAGTCTGATGACACAGTTTTAAATAGCTTTATTGTGGCACAGTCTCAACATAATTTTTTCCCATACTAGGTATAAACACCTCTCAGTTTGTCTTTCCGAGGTTCTTGGTTTATTAAACAGCAAAGATCCTGATACTGCATCAAAGGTCAAATGCATCATTTTTTCAATACAATTTTAGTTTTGTCAAGTAATtcattctttatgcaaaatattcatttaatttcaaacCTTTAATTAGCTTCTAGATCAAAAGGTCTTGAATTCTTGAGTCATGAGCTCTTGTCTGTGCAGGTGATGGAGTTGCTGGTTTCTCTGTGCTCAGTCCCTGTCCTGCGTAAGCTCGTCTGTGAGACGGTGCTCCGACCTCCAGCACCTCGACTGCAGCCTGGTACTAGAAAAGGTGTTCAGGCTCGAGGGTCTGAACCGAGTTTAGCACTTGTCCACTGGGTTACGTCACCTCTGGATGGTCCAGAGCAGTGCTACATGCAGGCTCTCTCCCTGCTTGCTGAGCTTTTTGAAGTATGCTAGtgtttcatttcagtttatttgCATAA
This genomic stretch from Carassius carassius chromosome 42, fCarCar2.1, whole genome shotgun sequence harbors:
- the si:ch73-264p11.1 gene encoding SH2 domain-containing protein 1B; this encodes MEHPAYHGPISKQRCEELLGKKGRDGTYLIRESETIQGALCLCVYKQKVVYTYRILQTHTGYFTLQASIGVEEKFFKTLKDLIHHYKKKNQGLATRLCRSLKRKTVQDQPLPHAAAIVPNEENDYENVDCSGDYVVVLPD